A window from Pongo abelii isolate AG06213 chromosome 6, NHGRI_mPonAbe1-v2.0_pri, whole genome shotgun sequence encodes these proteins:
- the FAM131B-AS2 gene encoding uncharacterized protein FAM131B-AS2, with amino-acid sequence MRRPWATVGLLGILRLRLVEPPTGPTGFLRLRLSPRLHERSRTWLLLPPEAFLLFTLCPVPPNPATLYWQGAPGPCFRDHPRTNPKSL; translated from the exons ATGAG GAGACCCTGGGCGACAGTGGGGCTCTTGGGCATTCTGAGACTGCGCTTGGTGGAGCCCCCTACTGGCCCGACCGGATTTCTCAGACTGCGACTCAGCCCCAGGCTACACGAAAGAAGCCGGACCTGG CTTTTACTGCCTCCTGAGGCCTTCCTCTTGTTCACACTGTGTCCCGTCCCTCCAAATCCGGCTACACTCTACTGGCAAGGAGCACCTGGACCATGTTTTAGAGATCATCCGAGGACTAACCCCAAAAGTTTATGA
- the ZYX gene encoding zyxin: MAAPRPSPAISVSVSAPAFYAPQKKFGPVVAPKPKVNPFRPGDSEPPPAPGAQRAQMGRVGEIPPPPPEDFPLPPPPLAGDGDDAEGALGGAFPPPPPPIEESFPPAPLEEEIFPSPPPPLEEEGGPEAPIPPPPQPREKVSSIDLEIDSLSSLLDDMTKNDPFKARVSSGYVPPPVATPFSSKSSTKPAAGGTAPLPPWKSPSSSQPLPQVPAPAPAPAPSQTQFHVQPQPQPKPQVQLHVQSQPQPVSLANTQPRGPPASSPAPAPKFSPVTPKFTPVASKFSPGAPGGSGSQPNQKLGHPEAPSAGTGSPQPPSFTYAQQREKPRVQEKQHPVPSPAQNQTQVRSPGAPGPLTLKEVEELEQLTQQLMQDMEHPQRQNVAVNELCGRCHQPLARAQPAVRALGQLFHIACFTCHQCAQQLQGQQFYSLEGAPYCEGCYTDTLEKCNTCGEPITDRMLRATGKAYHPHCFTCVVCARPLEGTSFIVDQANRPHCVPDYHKQYAPRCSVCSEPIMPEPGRDETVRVVALDKNFHMKCYKCEDCGKPLSIEADDNGCFPLDGHVLCRKCHTARAQT; encoded by the exons ATGGCGGCCCCCCGCCCGTCTCCCGCGATCTCCGTTTCGGTCTCGGCTCCGGCTTTTTACGCCCCGCAGAAGAAGTTCGGCCCTGTGGTGGCCCCAAAGCCCAAAGTGAATCCCTTCCGGCCCGGGGACAGCGAGCCTCCCCCGGCACCCGGGGCCCAGCGCGCACAGATGGGCCGGGTGGGCGAGATTCCCCCGCCGCCCCCGGAAG ACTttcccctgcctccacctccccttgcTGGGGATGGCGACGATGCAGAGGGTGCTCTGGGAGGTGCCTTCCCGCCGCCCCCTCCCCCGATCGAGGAATCATTTCCCCCTGCGCCTCTGGAGGAGGAGATCTTCCCTTCCCCGCCGcctcctttggaggaggagggagggcctGAGGCCCCCATACCGCCCCCACCACAG CCCAGGGAGAAGGTGAGCAGTATTGATTTGGAGATCGACTCTCTGTCCTCACTGCTGGATGACATGACCAAGAATGATCCTTTCAAAGCCCGG GTGTCATCTGGATATGTGCCCCCACCAGTggccactccattcagttccaagtCCAGTACTAAGCCTGCAGCTGGGGGCACAGCACCCCTGCCTCCTTGGAAGTCCCCTTCCAGCTCCCAGCCTCTGCCCCAGGTTCCGGCTCCGGCTCCGGCTCCGGCTCCGAGCCAAACACAGTTCCATgttcagccccagccccagcccaagccTCAGGTCCAACTCCATGTCcagtcccagccccagcctgTGTCTTTGGCTAACACCCAGCCCCGAGGGCCCCCAGCCTCATCTCCGGCTCCAGCCCCTAAGTTTTCTCCAGTGACTCCTAAGTTTACTCCTGTGGCTTCCAAGTTCAGTCCTGGAGCGCCAGGTGGATCCGGGTCACAGCCAAATCAAAAATTGGGGCACCCTGAAGCTCCTTCCGCTGGCACAGGCtcccctcaacctcccagctTCACCTATGCTCAGCAGAGGGAGAAGCCCCGAGTGCAGGAGAAGCAGCACCCCGTGCCCTCACCGGCTCAGAACCAAACCCAG gtgcgctcCCCTGGGGCCCCAGGGCCCCTGACTCTGAAGGAGGTggaggagctggagcagctgacCCAGCAGCTAATGCAGGACATGGAGCATCCTCAGAGGCAGAACGTGGCCGTCAACG AACTCTGCGGCCGATGCCATCAACCCCTGGCCCGGGCGCAGCCAGCCGTCCGCGCTCTGGGGCAGCTGTTCCACATCGCCTGCTTCACCTGCCACCAGTGCGCGCAGCAGCTCCAGGGCCAGCAGTTCTACAGCCTGGAGGGGGCGCCGTACTGCGAGGGCTGCTACACT GACACCCTGGAGAAGTGCAACACCTGCGGGGAGCCCATCACCGACCGCATGCTGAGGGCCACGGGCAAGGCCTATCACCCACACTGCTTCACCTGTGTGGTCTGCGCCCGCCCCCTGGAGGGCACCTCCTTCATCGTGGACCAGGCCAACCGGCCCCACTGTGTCCCTGACTACCACAA GCAGTACGCCCCGAGGTGCTCCGTCTGCTCTGAGCCCATCATGCCTGAGCCTGGCCGAGATGAGACCGTGCGAGTGGTCGCCCTGGACAAGAACTTCCACATGAAGTGTTACAAGTGTGAG GACTGCGGGAAGCCCTTGTCCATTGAGGCAGATGACAATGGCTGCTTCCCCCTGGACGGTCACGTGCTCTGTCGGAAGTGCCACACTGCTAGAGCCCAGACCTGA
- the EPHA1 gene encoding ephrin type-A receptor 1, whose translation MERRWPLGLGLVLLLCAPLPPGARAKEVTLMDTSKAQGELGWLLDPPKDGWSEQQQILNGTPLYMYQDCPMQGRRDTDHWLRSNWIYRGEEASRVHVELQFTVRDCKSFPGGAGPLGCKETFNLLYMESDQDVGIQLRRPLFQKVTTVAADQSFTIRDLASGSMKLNVERCSLGRLTRRGLYLAFHNPGACVALVSVRVFYQRCPETLNGLAQFPDTLPGPAGLVEVAGTCLPHARASPRPSGAPRMHCSPDGEWLVPVGRCHCEPGYEEGGSGEGCVACPSGSYRMDMDTPHCLTCPQHSTAESEGATICTCESGHYRAPGEGPQVACTGPPSAPRNLSFSASGTQLSLHWEPPADTGGRQDVRYSVRCSQCQDTAQDGGPCQPCGVGVHFLPGAQGLTTPAVHVNGLEPYANYTFNVEAQNGVSGLGSSGHASTSVSISMGHAESLSGLSLRLVKKEPRQLELTWAGSRPRSPGANLSYELHVLNQDEERYQMVLEPRVLLTELQPDTTYIVRVRMLTPLGPGPFSPDHEFRTSPPVSRGLTGGEIVAVIFGLLLGAALLLGILVFRSRRTQRQRQQRQCDHTTDVDREDKLWLKPYVDLQAYEDPAQGALDFTQELDPAWLMVDTVIGEGEFGEVYRGTLRLPSQDCTTVAIKTLKDTSPGGQWWNFLREATIMGQFSHPHILHLEGVVTKRKPIMIITEFMENGALDAFLREREDQLVPGQLVAMLQGIASGMNYLSNHNYVHRDLAARNILVNQNLCCKVSDFGLTRLLDDFDGTYETQGGKIPIRWTAPEAIAHRIFTTASDVWSFGIVMWEVLSFGDKPYGEMSNQEVMKSIEDGYRLPPPVDCPAPLYELMKNCWAYDRARRPHFQKLQAHLEQLLANPHSLRTIANFDPRVTLRLPSLSGSDGIPYRSVSEWLESIRMKRYILHFHSAGLDTMECVLELTAEDLTQMGITLPGHQKRILCSIQGFKD comes from the exons TGGAGTGAACAGCAACAGATACTGAATGGGACACCCCTGTACATGTACCAGGACTGCCCAATGCAAGGACGCAGAGACACTGACCACTGGCTTCGCTCCAATTGGATCTACCGCGGGGAGGAGGCTTCCCGTGTCCACGTGGAGCTGCAGTTCACCGTGCGGGACTGCAAGAGTTTCCCTGGGGGAGCCGGGCCTCTGGGTTGCAAGGAGACCTTCAACCTTCTGTACATGGAGAGTGATCaagatgtgggcattcagctccgACGGCCCTTGTTCCAGAAG GTAACCACGGTGGCTGCAGACCAGAGCTTCACCATTCGAGACCTCGCATCTGGCTCCATGAAGCTGAATGTGGAGCGCTGCTCTCTGGGCCGCCTGACCCGCCGTGGCCTCTACCTCGCTTTCCACAACCCGGGTGCCTGTGTGGCCCTGGTGTCTGTCCGGGTCTTCTACCAGCGCTGTCCTGAGACCCTGAATGGCTTGGCCCAATTCCCAGACACTCTGCCTGGCCCCGCTGGGTTGGTGGAAGTGGCAGGGACCTGCTTGCCCCACGCGCGGGCCAGCCCCAGGCCCTCAGGTGCACCCCGCATGCACTGCAGCCCTGATGGCgagtggctggtgcctgtaggaCGGTGCCACTGTGAGCCTGGCTATGAGGAAGGTGGCAGTGGCGAGGGATGTGTTG CCTGCCCTAGCGGCTCCTACCGGATGGACATGGACACACCCCATTGTCTCACGTGCCCCCAGCACAGCACTGCTGAGTCTGAGGGGGCCACCATCTGTACCTGTGAGAGCGGCCATTACAGAGCTCCCGGGGAGGGCCCCCAGGTGGCATGCACAG GTCCCCCCTCGGCCCCCCGAAACCTGAGCTTCTCTGCCTCAGGGACTCAGCTCTCCCTGCATTGGGAACCCCCAGCAGATACGGGGGGACGCCAGGATGTCAGATACAGTGTGAGGTGTTCCCAGTGTCAGGACACAGCACAGGACGGGGGGCCCTGCCAGCCCTGTGGGGTGGGCGTGCACTTCTTGCCGGGGGCCCAGGGGCTCACCACACCTGCAGTGCACGTCAATGGCCTTGAACCTTACGCCAACTACACCTTTAACGTGGAAGCCCAAAATGGAGTGTCAGGGCTGGGCAGCTCTGGCCATGCCAGCACCTCGGTCAGCATCAGCATGGGGCATGCAG AGTCACTGTCAGGCCTGTCTCTGAGACTGGTGAAGAAAGAACCGAGGCAACTAGAGCTGACCTGGGCGGGGTCCCGGCCCCGAAGCCCTGGGGCGAACCTGAGCTATGAGCTGCATGTGCTGAACCAG GATGAAGAACGGTACCAGATGGTTCTAGAACCCAGGGTCTTGCTGACAGAGCTGCAGCCTGACACCACATACATCGTTAGAGTCCGAATGCTGACCCCACTGGGTCCTGGCCCTTTCTCCCCTGATCATGAGTTTCGGACCAGCCCACCAG TGTCCAGGGGCCTGACTGGAGGAGAGATTGTGGCCGTCATCTTTGGGCTGCTGCTTGGTGCAGCCTTGCTGCTTGGGATTCTCGTTTTCCGGTCCAG GAGAACCCAGCGGCAGAGGCAGCAGAGGCAGTGTGACCACACCACCGATGTGGATCGGG AGGACAAGCTGTGGCTGAAGCCCTATGTGGACCTCCAGGCATACGAGGACCCTGCACAGGGAGCCTTGGACTTTACCCAGGAGCTCGATCCAGCGTGGCTGATGGTGGACACTGTCATAGGAGAAG GAGAGTTTGGGGAAGTGTATCGAGGGACCCTGAGGCTCCCCAGCCAGGACTGCACGACTGTGGCCATTAAGACCTTAAAAGACACATCCCCAGGTGGCCAGTGGTGGAACTTCCTTCGAGAGGCAACTATCATGGGCCAGTTTAGCCACCCGCATATTCTGCATCTGGAAGGCGTTGTCACAAAGC gAAAGCCGATCATGATCATCACTGAATTTATGGAGAATGGAGCCCTGGATGCCTTCCTgagg GAGCGGGAGGACCAGCTGGTCCCTGGGCAGTTAGTGGCCATGCTGCAGGGCATAGCATCTGGCATGAACTACCTCAGTAATCACAATTATGTCCACCGGGACCTGGCTgccagaaacatcttggtgaatCAAAACCTGTGCTGCAAGGTGTCTGACTTTGGCCTGACTCGCCTCCTGGATGACTTTGATGGCACATACGAAACCCAG GGAGGAAAGATCCCTATCCGTTGGACAGCCCCTGAAGCCATTGCCCATCGGATCTTCACCACGGCCAGTGATGTGTGGAGCTTTGGGATTGTGATGTGGGAGGTGCTGAGCTTTGGGGACAAGCCTTATGGGGAGATGAGCAATCAGGAG GTTATGAAGAGCATTGAGGATGGGTACCGGTTGCCCCCTCCTGTGGACTGCCCTGCCCCTCTGTATGAGCTCATGAAGAACTGCTGGGCATATGACCGTGCCCGCCGGCCACACTTCCAGAAGCTTCAGGCACATCTGGAGCAACTGCTTGCCAACCCCCACTCCCTGCGGACCATTGCCAACTTTGACCCCAG GGTGACTCTCCGCCTGCCCAGCCTGAGCGGCTCAGATGGGATCCCATATCGAAGCGTCTCTGAGTGGCTGGAGTCCATACGCATGAAACGCTACATCCTGCACTTCCACTCGGCTGGGCTGGACACCATGGAGTGTGTGCTGGAGCTGACCGCTGA GGACCTGACGCAGATGGGAATCACACTGCCCGGGCACCAGAAGCGCATTCTTTGCAGTATTCAGGGATTCAAGGACTGA